A DNA window from Selenomonas sp. oral taxon 126 contains the following coding sequences:
- a CDS encoding glycosyltransferase family 2 protein, with protein MAKLSIIIPVYNMSEQLVQCILTIQQTVRLSYEVIIVDDGSVEDERVSISMGGGDIRILHSEEHRGFSHAVNMGIRASVGEVLLFLHADVLLAPHTAADMLDALIEDERLGAVSAVAASVYERAQLLPDAPYHGWVPLLRQRRRFAHVGKPHIRRFSRR; from the coding sequence GTGGCAAAGCTGAGTATTATCATTCCTGTCTACAATATGAGCGAGCAGCTCGTTCAATGCATTCTTACGATACAGCAAACGGTGCGTCTGTCGTATGAGGTGATTATTGTTGACGACGGATCGGTGGAAGATGAGCGCGTGTCCATTTCCATGGGCGGGGGTGACATACGTATTCTGCACAGTGAGGAGCATCGCGGTTTTTCTCATGCGGTCAATATGGGGATACGTGCCTCCGTGGGAGAGGTTCTGCTCTTTCTCCATGCGGATGTGCTGCTCGCTCCGCACACAGCAGCGGATATGCTGGATGCGCTGATTGAGGATGAGCGCCTAGGTGCGGTATCTGCAGTTGCAGCATCCGTATATGAGCGGGCGCAGCTGCTGCCGGATGCGCCTTATCACGGCTGGGTTCCTTTGTTGCGACAGCGGAGGCGATTCGCGCACGTGGGAAAGCCGCATATCCGGAGATTCTCGCGGAGATGA
- a CDS encoding biotin--[acetyl-CoA-carboxylase] ligase, whose translation MSRDVLELLRAAGGYISGEKMAERLGVTRAAVWKKIAALRDAGYDISSAPRSGYVLRSAPDRLIETEISQDLQTALVGQKIICYDTVDSTNLVLKNLAREGAEDGTVVVADSQGTGRGRMERAFFSPPGKGIWVSILLRPTFLPQDAPKCTLMAAVAVARAMEQFGLRAEIKWPNDILHDGRKLVGILTEMSAEMDRVNYVVIGIGINVNIAPEDFPEELRAIATSLMQMKGAPLPRVAFLQELLRALDELYASVQREGFAPVLAAWREYAVTLGQEVRVIGPAGEEFEGVAADIDAEGALLVDTAEGRRRVLAGDVSIRPKR comes from the coding sequence ATGAGCAGGGATGTGCTGGAACTCCTGCGGGCGGCGGGCGGCTATATCTCGGGCGAGAAGATGGCGGAGCGGCTCGGCGTGACGCGTGCGGCGGTGTGGAAGAAGATTGCGGCACTGCGCGACGCGGGCTATGATATTTCGAGTGCGCCGCGCAGCGGCTATGTGCTGCGCTCCGCCCCCGACCGTCTGATCGAGACAGAGATTTCGCAGGATCTTCAGACGGCGCTCGTCGGGCAGAAGATCATCTGCTACGATACGGTGGACTCGACGAATCTCGTACTGAAGAATCTCGCGCGCGAGGGTGCGGAGGACGGCACGGTGGTTGTCGCCGACAGTCAGGGGACGGGGCGCGGGCGCATGGAGCGCGCGTTTTTCTCGCCGCCGGGCAAGGGGATCTGGGTGAGCATCCTTCTGCGCCCGACATTCCTGCCGCAGGATGCGCCGAAGTGTACGCTGATGGCGGCGGTGGCGGTCGCACGTGCAATGGAGCAGTTTGGGCTGCGCGCTGAGATCAAGTGGCCGAACGACATCCTGCACGACGGGCGCAAGCTGGTCGGCATCCTCACGGAGATGAGCGCGGAGATGGATCGCGTGAACTATGTTGTGATCGGCATCGGCATCAATGTAAACATTGCGCCCGAGGATTTCCCGGAGGAGCTGCGCGCGATTGCAACGTCGCTCATGCAGATGAAGGGCGCGCCTCTGCCGCGCGTTGCGTTCCTGCAGGAGCTGCTGCGCGCTCTCGATGAGCTCTATGCCTCTGTGCAGCGTGAGGGCTTTGCGCCCGTGCTCGCGGCGTGGCGGGAATATGCCGTGACTCTCGGGCAGGAGGTGCGCGTGATCGGCCCTGCGGGCGAGGAGTTCGAGGGCGTTGCGGCGGATATTGATGCGGAGGGGGCTCTTCTCGTCGATACGGCAGAGGGGCGGCGGCGTGTGTTGGCGGGGGATGTGTCCATCCGCCCGAAGAGATAG
- a CDS encoding type III pantothenate kinase: protein MLLVLDIGNSNIVMGAYEGKRLLRHWRISTDRQKTGDEYGILFNELFRYQGIEMSDIKAIIISSVVPPLVVPLRKMCERYFHIRPLIVGPGIRTGVRLNYENPRAIGADRIVNVIGAHEQYGGPLIVIDIGTATTFDIVAENGDFLGGVIAPGLGSSAEALFQRAAQLPRIELVPPKTVVCRSTIQGMQAGIIYGYVGQIDEIVRRIKAELALEMKVVATGGFARMVAKESKTIDKVDHFLTLTGLRVLYERNQP from the coding sequence GTGCTGCTAGTACTTGACATTGGCAACAGCAACATCGTCATGGGTGCGTATGAGGGGAAGCGGCTTCTGCGGCATTGGCGCATTTCGACAGATCGGCAGAAGACGGGCGATGAATACGGCATTCTGTTCAATGAACTGTTTCGCTATCAGGGCATAGAGATGTCGGATATCAAGGCGATCATCATATCGTCCGTCGTTCCGCCGCTCGTCGTGCCCCTGCGCAAGATGTGCGAGCGCTACTTTCACATCCGCCCGCTGATCGTCGGCCCCGGCATACGGACCGGTGTGCGGCTCAACTATGAGAATCCGCGCGCGATCGGTGCTGACCGCATCGTAAACGTCATCGGCGCACACGAGCAGTATGGCGGGCCGCTCATCGTCATCGACATCGGGACGGCGACGACGTTCGACATCGTAGCGGAGAACGGGGACTTCCTCGGTGGTGTGATTGCGCCGGGGCTTGGCTCAAGCGCAGAGGCACTCTTTCAGCGGGCGGCGCAGCTGCCGCGCATCGAGCTTGTGCCGCCGAAGACGGTTGTCTGCCGCAGTACGATACAGGGTATGCAGGCGGGCATCATCTACGGCTACGTCGGGCAGATCGACGAGATCGTGCGTCGCATTAAGGCGGAGCTGGCACTGGAGATGAAGGTGGTCGCGACGGGCGGCTTTGCGCGCATGGTGGCAAAGGAGTCCAAGACCATCGACAAGGTCGATCACTTCCTGACCCTGACGGGTCTGCGCGTCCTCTACGAGAGAAACCAGCCGTGA
- a CDS encoding bifunctional glycosyltransferase/class I SAM-dependent methyltransferase, whose protein sequence is MIALMVRRDVVEAAGFLDEQYQVPALAAYDYTVRMTRAGYGIAVLPYVYVHHNEGRQKTEEYERTCERERAFFHTKWGVELSYSFQERHDLFPLMDLQREGLRVLEIGCACGGTLRAIGVQNPSAKLYGVELNENAAVIAASFAEILSMNVEELDPADFQERFDYIIMGDVIEHLLEPWAAIRNMRELLVPGGSIIASIPNVAHISNLYNMLCGRWTYEDCGLLDRTHFRFFTKSEIVKMFEEADLVIDDIRPRQLILDESWKVFREEILSLRMVDVKPEDVDAFQWFVCARRV, encoded by the coding sequence ATGATTGCGCTCATGGTGCGGCGCGACGTGGTGGAGGCGGCGGGCTTCCTCGATGAGCAGTATCAGGTGCCTGCGCTTGCTGCATATGACTATACGGTTCGTATGACGCGGGCGGGCTATGGAATCGCGGTGTTGCCGTACGTCTATGTCCATCACAATGAGGGGAGGCAGAAGACGGAGGAATACGAGCGCACCTGTGAAAGGGAGCGTGCGTTTTTTCATACAAAATGGGGCGTCGAGCTCAGCTATTCCTTTCAGGAACGCCATGATCTATTCCCACTGATGGATTTGCAGAGAGAGGGGCTGCGCGTACTCGAGATCGGCTGTGCCTGTGGGGGTACACTGAGAGCGATTGGAGTACAAAATCCGTCTGCAAAGCTCTACGGTGTGGAGTTGAATGAGAATGCTGCCGTGATTGCAGCATCGTTTGCCGAGATTCTTTCCATGAATGTGGAGGAGCTTGATCCCGCAGATTTTCAGGAGCGCTTTGACTACATCATCATGGGGGATGTCATCGAGCATTTGCTCGAGCCATGGGCTGCGATCCGCAATATGCGTGAGCTGCTCGTGCCGGGCGGATCGATCATTGCGAGCATTCCGAATGTGGCACATATCAGCAACCTCTACAATATGCTCTGCGGGCGTTGGACATACGAGGATTGCGGGCTGCTTGACCGTACGCATTTTCGCTTCTTTACGAAATCTGAGATTGTCAAGATGTTTGAAGAGGCTGATCTTGTCATCGACGACATTCGCCCCAGACAGTTGATTCTTGATGAATCATGGAAGGTGTTCCGAGAAGAGATTCTCTCTCTTCGTATGGTGGATGTCAAACCCGAGGATGTGGACGCATTCCAATGGTTTGTGTGTGCACGGCGTGTGTAG
- a CDS encoding dTDP-4-dehydrorhamnose 3,5-epimerase family protein, producing MFKVEETPLKGCLKICPIVREDRRGAFVKTFHVDAFRELGLPTVFAEAYFSVSHRNVLRGLHFQTPPMDHEKIVYCTEGEVLDAVVDLRRSSLTYGQHALFTLRASEGTMLYIPRGMAHGFCTRSECAVMMYQVTSVYAPACDAGIRWDSAGIPWEIEDPVISERDMSFPTLTDFVSPFE from the coding sequence ATGTTTAAGGTAGAGGAGACGCCGCTCAAGGGCTGTCTAAAAATCTGCCCGATTGTGCGTGAGGACAGGCGCGGTGCGTTCGTCAAGACCTTCCACGTGGATGCGTTTCGAGAACTGGGGCTGCCGACCGTCTTCGCCGAGGCGTATTTTTCCGTTTCGCACCGAAATGTGCTGCGCGGGCTGCACTTTCAAACGCCGCCGATGGATCATGAAAAGATTGTCTATTGTACGGAGGGCGAGGTACTGGATGCGGTCGTGGATCTCAGACGCTCCTCGCTGACGTACGGTCAGCATGCGCTCTTTACGCTGCGTGCGTCCGAGGGGACGATGCTCTATATCCCGCGCGGCATGGCACATGGCTTCTGCACGCGCAGCGAATGCGCCGTGATGATGTATCAGGTGACGAGCGTCTATGCACCCGCCTGTGACGCGGGGATTCGCTGGGATTCGGCGGGGATTCCATGGGAGATAGAGGACCCTGTCATCTCGGAGCGCGATATGTCGTTCCCTACACTCACTGATTTTGTGAGTCCATTCGAGTAG
- a CDS encoding NAD-dependent epimerase/dehydratase family protein, which produces MERRALLTGVTGFLGGYTARALMEDGWQVAAVVRTSSQVDVLPAVLRENIQFYNADRMELPKIVREAAPDVVFHLATYYTTIHSYEEIDRLIGSNVTFGAKLLDAMSTNAVTRLVYARSSWQHYRDDSYEPANLYAASKEAFDAIVKFYTAARGLQTIRLTLFDTYGEDDRRNKLLAILPQLAAEGRRLALSPGEQQVDFVHAEDVARAFLLAGNYLADGHYELCGDYIVSSGTAVTLRELIRRYEALRGERMPVDWGARPYREREIMFPWRGGRILPGWERKHKELM; this is translated from the coding sequence ATGGAGCGCAGGGCACTGCTTACAGGTGTGACGGGATTTCTCGGAGGCTACACGGCTCGCGCACTGATGGAGGACGGCTGGCAGGTCGCTGCCGTCGTGCGCACGTCCTCACAGGTTGATGTACTCCCTGCAGTACTGCGCGAAAATATACAATTTTACAATGCCGACCGTATGGAGCTGCCGAAGATCGTGCGGGAGGCTGCGCCGGATGTCGTCTTTCACCTTGCCACGTACTATACGACAATACATTCCTATGAAGAGATCGACAGGCTCATCGGGAGTAATGTCACCTTTGGCGCAAAGCTGCTTGATGCAATGTCCACGAACGCTGTGACGCGGCTCGTCTATGCGCGCTCCTCGTGGCAGCACTATCGCGATGATTCCTATGAGCCGGCGAATCTGTATGCGGCATCCAAAGAGGCGTTCGATGCGATTGTCAAATTCTATACGGCGGCACGGGGCTTGCAGACGATTCGTCTGACCCTGTTTGATACATACGGAGAGGATGATCGGCGAAACAAGCTGCTCGCGATTCTGCCGCAGCTTGCCGCAGAGGGGCGCCGCTTGGCTCTGTCCCCGGGGGAGCAGCAGGTGGATTTCGTCCATGCGGAGGATGTGGCGCGAGCCTTCCTGCTTGCAGGAAACTATCTCGCGGATGGGCACTATGAACTCTGCGGCGATTACATTGTATCCTCGGGAACGGCGGTGACATTGCGCGAACTCATTCGCCGCTATGAAGCGCTGCGCGGGGAGAGGATGCCCGTAGACTGGGGCGCGCGTCCCTATCGAGAGAGGGAAATCATGTTTCCGTGGCGCGGAGGCAGGATTTTGCCGGGGTGGGAGCGAAAACATAAAGAATTGATGTAG
- a CDS encoding HD domain-containing protein, whose translation MVISRERALACLDEARRLNDGGWIVHSLAVGTAAERIAALVDGLDAERAFVLGALHDIGRRFGEMGMNHVILGYHFLLGEGDIEAAEICLTHSFPVQEITAVNGGWDLTVEDYAFLDSFLQARTYTLYDRLIQLCDAMATGDGIVAIERRMMDIMLRYGIDETSLPRWRQLFAMKAEFEQRMGCSVESVLGLCTIVAV comes from the coding sequence GTGGTGATTTCGAGGGAGCGTGCACTCGCGTGTCTCGATGAGGCACGGCGGCTGAATGACGGCGGCTGGATTGTCCACTCGCTTGCCGTCGGAACGGCGGCGGAGCGTATTGCGGCTCTTGTTGACGGACTGGATGCGGAGCGTGCCTTTGTGCTCGGGGCACTTCATGACATCGGGCGCAGGTTCGGCGAGATGGGCATGAATCACGTGATCCTCGGCTATCACTTCCTTTTGGGGGAGGGGGATATAGAGGCGGCGGAGATCTGCCTGACGCACTCCTTTCCGGTGCAGGAGATCACGGCGGTCAACGGTGGCTGGGATCTGACGGTGGAGGATTACGCCTTTCTGGATTCCTTTTTGCAGGCGCGCACGTACACCCTGTACGACCGTCTGATCCAACTCTGCGACGCGATGGCGACAGGAGATGGGATCGTAGCAATCGAGCGGCGCATGATGGACATTATGCTGCGGTACGGGATTGATGAGACGAGTCTGCCGCGCTGGCGGCAGCTCTTTGCGATGAAGGCGGAGTTCGAGCAGCGCATGGGCTGCTCGGTGGAATCCGTACTCGGTCTGTGTACGATCGTCGCAGTGTGA
- a CDS encoding glycosyltransferase has protein sequence MREVLHITTHMGGGVGKVLSGVAAHAVRTGARYRHRILLLEQPEKMNFIDACRAEGVEIICGADVSTIESTMRAADVVQIEWWHHPQMAAFLADFPQIDTHLTLWAHVSGCYYPYIPPAFLRVPQRFVFTSPYSLDNPYWSAQERRWGRENTAVVHSSGGFSAIRPHTGRAHDGRFVIGYVGTQSYAKLHPNFVAYCARVAHITGIEFVLVGDLTNEEAIRTAARAHGIEEKFRFVDYVSDVNAELAQMDVFGYLLNPTHFGTTENALLEAMAAELPVVVLNQCAEQYLVAQDETGLLVQDEEGYRRALEDLFAHPEKRRRLGGAARRQILRDFSVERTTAQLHEIYDEVLNETPRRYDFCAALGRTPHEFFLRGLPDELRSIFVERDSAQEELPPILRERSKSSLPHFCRVFPVDEQLRRWREQFCNV, from the coding sequence ATGCGCGAGGTGCTGCATATTACAACGCATATGGGCGGCGGTGTCGGCAAGGTGCTGTCGGGGGTCGCCGCCCATGCGGTACGGACAGGGGCTCGTTATCGCCACCGCATCCTGCTGCTGGAACAGCCCGAGAAGATGAACTTTATCGACGCGTGTCGTGCCGAGGGGGTGGAGATCATCTGCGGTGCGGACGTGTCCACAATAGAGTCCACTATGCGTGCTGCCGATGTTGTTCAGATCGAGTGGTGGCATCATCCGCAGATGGCTGCGTTTCTCGCGGATTTTCCGCAGATTGATACGCATCTGACGCTCTGGGCGCATGTCTCCGGCTGCTATTATCCGTATATTCCTCCTGCCTTCCTGCGCGTGCCGCAGCGTTTTGTATTCACCTCGCCCTACTCGCTGGATAATCCCTATTGGAGTGCACAGGAGCGCCGATGGGGGCGGGAAAATACGGCGGTCGTACACAGCTCGGGCGGCTTTTCGGCGATTCGTCCGCATACAGGGCGTGCGCATGACGGGCGCTTCGTCATCGGCTATGTCGGCACGCAGTCCTATGCGAAGCTGCATCCGAATTTCGTCGCGTACTGTGCGCGTGTGGCGCACATCACCGGCATCGAATTCGTGCTTGTGGGCGATCTGACGAATGAGGAAGCGATTCGCACGGCGGCGCGGGCGCATGGTATCGAGGAGAAATTCCGCTTCGTGGACTATGTGAGCGATGTGAATGCCGAGCTCGCGCAGATGGATGTGTTTGGCTATCTGCTGAATCCGACGCATTTCGGCACGACGGAGAACGCGCTGCTCGAGGCGATGGCGGCGGAGCTGCCCGTCGTTGTTCTCAATCAATGCGCGGAGCAGTACCTTGTCGCGCAGGATGAGACAGGGCTGCTCGTACAGGATGAAGAGGGCTATCGGCGCGCGCTTGAGGATCTCTTTGCCCATCCTGAGAAGCGCCGCCGTCTGGGCGGGGCGGCGCGACGGCAGATTCTGCGGGATTTTTCTGTGGAGAGAACGACGGCGCAGCTGCATGAGATCTACGATGAAGTTCTGAACGAGACGCCGCGCCGCTATGATTTTTGCGCGGCGCTCGGACGCACGCCGCATGAATTCTTTCTGCGCGGGCTGCCCGATGAACTGCGTTCGATATTCGTGGAGCGCGATTCTGCACAGGAGGAATTGCCGCCGATTCTGAGGGAGCGGAGCAAGAGCTCCCTGCCGCATTTTTGCCGCGTCTTTCCTGTGGATGAACAGCTGCGGAGATGGCGGGAGCAGTTCTGTAATGTATGA
- the rfbF gene encoding glucose-1-phosphate cytidylyltransferase, whose translation MKVVILAGGLGTRISEESALRPKPMIEIGGKPILWHIMKIYSHYGFHEFVICLGYKGYMIKEYFADYYLHTSDVTFDFTQGNAMTVHNNVSEPWKVTLVDTGLHAQTGCRIKRVQKYIGDEPFLLTYGDGVSDVDLNALIKMHTAKKGQALVTMTAIQPGGRFGVLDIESGTNEVSRFVEKAKENGGWINGGFMVVEPKVFDYLRDADDCVFETTPLETIAREGGLHAYKHTGFWQCMDTQRDKVRLEQRWESGKAPWKLWA comes from the coding sequence ATGAAGGTTGTTATCTTGGCGGGCGGACTCGGTACGCGGATCAGTGAGGAGTCGGCACTCAGACCAAAGCCCATGATTGAGATCGGCGGGAAGCCGATCCTCTGGCATATCATGAAAATCTATTCACACTATGGATTTCATGAGTTTGTCATCTGCCTCGGCTACAAGGGCTATATGATAAAGGAGTACTTTGCCGACTACTATCTGCACACATCGGATGTCACATTCGATTTCACGCAGGGCAACGCAATGACGGTGCACAACAATGTGTCAGAACCGTGGAAGGTGACGCTCGTCGATACGGGGCTGCATGCGCAGACAGGCTGCCGTATCAAGCGCGTGCAAAAATACATTGGGGATGAGCCGTTCCTGCTGACATACGGCGACGGTGTGAGCGATGTGGATCTGAATGCGCTCATCAAGATGCATACGGCGAAGAAGGGGCAAGCTCTCGTAACGATGACAGCCATCCAGCCCGGCGGCAGGTTCGGTGTGCTGGATATCGAATCCGGAACCAATGAGGTCAGCCGCTTTGTTGAAAAGGCAAAGGAGAACGGCGGTTGGATCAACGGCGGCTTTATGGTCGTTGAGCCGAAGGTGTTTGACTATCTGCGCGATGCAGATGACTGCGTCTTTGAGACGACACCGCTCGAGACGATTGCACGCGAAGGCGGACTGCATGCCTATAAGCATACGGGGTTCTGGCAGTGCATGGATACGCAGCGCGATAAGGTTCGCCTGGAACAGCGTTGGGAGTCGGGGAAAGCGCCGTGGAAGTTATGGGCGTAA
- the dusB gene encoding tRNA dihydrouridine synthase DusB yields MKLGAFTFDDPVFLAPMAGVTDAAYRIIAHDMGCPLAFAEMVSSQGIHYRNEHTMKMLRTEPGERPIAMQIFAKSAAMAAEAAAYIEEIGTADILDFNMGCPAPKVVKNGEGSALMREPKKAEEILTAIRRATKLPFTVKMRLGWDDASRNAVEIARMAEAVGVDAVAVHGRTREQFYSGNADYAAIAEVKRSVTIPVIVSGDVCRPADLARALDITGADAVMIGRGAQGNPWIFPQLIHWLRTGEELPPPTLAERAQVILRHLDLLIQYKGEYIGIREMRKHAAWYTRGLKGSAELRERFNRAASKDEFVQILHEAWDI; encoded by the coding sequence ATGAAGCTCGGCGCGTTCACCTTTGACGATCCCGTCTTTCTCGCGCCGATGGCGGGCGTGACGGACGCGGCGTATCGGATCATCGCGCACGACATGGGCTGCCCGCTCGCGTTCGCGGAGATGGTGAGCAGTCAGGGCATCCACTACCGCAATGAGCATACGATGAAGATGCTCCGCACGGAGCCGGGCGAGCGGCCGATTGCGATGCAGATCTTTGCAAAGTCGGCGGCAATGGCGGCGGAAGCAGCGGCGTATATCGAGGAGATCGGTACGGCGGACATTCTGGATTTCAACATGGGCTGCCCCGCGCCGAAGGTCGTGAAGAACGGCGAGGGGTCGGCGCTCATGCGCGAGCCGAAGAAGGCGGAGGAGATCCTGACGGCGATTCGCCGCGCGACGAAGCTGCCGTTCACCGTGAAGATGCGGCTCGGCTGGGACGATGCCTCGCGCAACGCCGTCGAGATTGCGCGGATGGCGGAGGCGGTCGGCGTGGATGCCGTCGCCGTGCACGGGCGCACGCGCGAGCAGTTCTACAGCGGCAATGCCGACTATGCGGCGATTGCAGAGGTGAAGCGCTCCGTCACGATTCCCGTCATTGTGAGCGGGGATGTGTGCCGCCCCGCAGATCTCGCGCGCGCCCTCGATATTACGGGCGCGGATGCGGTGATGATCGGGCGCGGAGCGCAGGGGAATCCATGGATTTTCCCGCAGCTGATTCACTGGCTGAGAACGGGGGAGGAACTGCCGCCGCCGACCCTTGCGGAGCGTGCGCAGGTGATTCTGCGGCATCTCGATCTCCTGATTCAGTACAAGGGCGAATACATCGGCATCCGCGAGATGCGCAAGCATGCGGCGTGGTATACGCGCGGACTAAAGGGCAGCGCGGAGCTGCGCGAGCGTTTCAACCGCGCGGCGTCAAAGGACGAATTCGTGCAGATCCTGCACGAGGCTTGGGATATATGA
- a CDS encoding B12-binding domain-containing radical SAM protein, protein MPRFVDKVGEWYQFPLGIPYVSSCMKAAGLRVYTLNMNHEEGSVADTVQAYIKKYDIGMLLTGGLSFQYNAIKEILQAAKEYDPNIVTVAGGGIITSAPEAGMEVLAFADYGIIGEGEETTPELCKVVAKGGDPLSVNGLIIAPRVLGEELRETPNPYKRGYRRTLPRKEVRDLDSIPFPDYDGFDFGRIAGNMANLLGINEDHAITMTSSRSCPFQCTFCFHTSGSHYRKRSLDNFFGELDILVEKYGIKYIFVSDELFAYNFKRVLEFCARIKPYNIRWWAQFRVSDVTEEMLRALKDANCVTMGFGLESADDRILESMNKKIKFEQTERALKLTYDYGITIQGGFIFGDVEETLETATKTLNWWKDHPEYGITLNFITAYPGTPLYKQALQRGLIKDEVQFIRDGCPVVNLSKMSKSEMDWVAEQIMTLPQRAFLVPDRIREVTLDYEEKRIGFTGDCTACGVENTWRNVRFFTRNVLTCKDCGKKHKLPILHEVTDCISHSIAHLLTEKGRVAFWGINDYFANMLPDLPAVQSERAYLIDNSRIKQGGIVEGKKIHAPAILDELGIDTVIIPVVSYVTTIEKQIRAEYPHVKEVINILDLIQPIAVNEALVC, encoded by the coding sequence ATGCCGCGTTTCGTCGACAAGGTCGGCGAGTGGTATCAGTTCCCGCTCGGGATTCCCTATGTTTCTTCCTGTATGAAGGCGGCGGGGCTGCGTGTGTATACACTCAACATGAACCACGAGGAGGGTTCTGTTGCCGATACGGTGCAGGCATATATAAAAAAATATGATATTGGGATGCTCCTCACAGGGGGACTGTCCTTTCAGTACAATGCCATCAAGGAGATCCTGCAGGCGGCCAAGGAATATGATCCGAACATCGTCACCGTTGCGGGTGGCGGCATCATCACGAGTGCACCCGAGGCAGGCATGGAGGTCTTGGCGTTTGCTGACTACGGCATTATCGGTGAGGGAGAGGAGACCACACCGGAGCTTTGCAAGGTTGTTGCCAAGGGCGGCGATCCACTCTCTGTCAACGGGCTCATCATTGCACCTCGTGTCCTCGGAGAGGAGCTGCGCGAAACCCCGAATCCATACAAGCGGGGTTATCGACGCACCTTGCCGCGCAAGGAAGTACGCGATCTGGATTCGATTCCGTTCCCCGACTATGATGGTTTTGACTTTGGCAGGATCGCCGGTAATATGGCGAATTTGCTTGGAATCAATGAGGATCATGCGATTACAATGACTTCGAGCCGTTCCTGCCCCTTCCAGTGCACGTTCTGCTTTCACACGAGTGGCAGTCACTATCGAAAACGTTCATTGGATAATTTCTTTGGAGAACTCGATATTCTTGTAGAGAAATACGGCATCAAGTACATCTTTGTATCGGATGAGCTTTTCGCATATAATTTCAAGCGCGTCCTCGAATTCTGCGCACGCATCAAGCCGTACAATATCCGCTGGTGGGCGCAGTTCCGTGTCTCAGATGTGACGGAGGAGATGCTCCGCGCATTGAAGGATGCGAACTGTGTTACGATGGGCTTTGGTCTCGAGAGTGCGGACGACCGCATCCTTGAGAGCATGAACAAGAAGATCAAGTTTGAGCAGACGGAGCGTGCGCTGAAGTTGACCTATGACTATGGCATTACAATACAGGGCGGCTTCATTTTCGGCGATGTGGAGGAGACGCTTGAGACGGCGACGAAGACGCTGAACTGGTGGAAGGATCATCCGGAGTACGGTATTACGCTGAATTTCATCACAGCATATCCCGGAACGCCGCTCTACAAGCAGGCGCTGCAGCGGGGACTCATCAAGGACGAGGTGCAGTTTATTCGCGACGGATGCCCCGTTGTGAACCTGTCGAAGATGTCAAAATCCGAGATGGACTGGGTCGCCGAGCAGATCATGACGCTGCCGCAGCGTGCCTTCCTCGTTCCGGATAGGATTCGGGAGGTCACACTGGACTACGAGGAGAAGCGCATCGGATTTACAGGGGACTGTACGGCGTGTGGCGTGGAAAATACGTGGCGCAATGTCCGCTTCTTCACGCGCAACGTGCTGACCTGCAAGGACTGCGGCAAGAAGCACAAGCTGCCGATCCTGCATGAGGTCACGGACTGCATATCGCATTCGATTGCGCATCTCCTCACGGAGAAGGGGCGTGTTGCGTTCTGGGGCATCAACGACTACTTTGCCAATATGCTGCCCGATCTGCCTGCGGTGCAGAGTGAGCGCGCCTATCTGATCGACAACTCACGGATCAAGCAGGGCGGCATCGTCGAGGGCAAGAAGATCCACGCGCCCGCGATACTGGATGAACTGGGGATTGATACGGTCATTATCCCCGTTGTCTCCTATGTGACGACAATCGAGAAGCAGATCCGCGCGGAGTATCCTCATGTAAAAGAAGTCATCAATATATTGGATCTGATTCAGCCGATCGCAGTGAACGAGGCTCTTGTCTGCTGA